CGGCCTCCTCCGGTTCTGCCTGCACTTCGGGCTCACTCGAGCCGTCCCATGTTTTACGTGCCATGGGGGTGCCTTTTACTGCAGTTCACGGGTCAGTCAGGTTTAGCTTGAGTCGATACACCACCATTGAAGATGTGGATTATACCATAAAGCAATTGCCTCCAATTATCGCAAGACTCAGGGCGATCTCGCCGTTTGTGAAGAAGTAGTCAGGATGTAGCGTTCTTGCCAGCATCAGGGAATCCCTGATGGCTGAATCAGGGATTTCCCGATTGCTTGTATTACCTAACAAGGTTATTCCTCTGTTTATGAGGCAATTTCTGAATTATACCTTGATTATTTCCCTTTGCTTGGCTAAAACAGACACTGTTAGGTGAGTGAATTTCAATAAGGGGCACGCATGAAATTGTTAGAAGAACTCCTTAAGGAGATGTGTGAGCGAAAGGCCTCGGATTTACTATTAACAGTCGGCGCCCCCCCCCAGTTACGCATTAATGGAATGCTTGTTTCTGCAAACCACCCCCCCATGGAAGGATCAGTCATCGAACGAATGGCCTTTAATGTTTTAGGGGAGCGGCGCATGGAGGTTCTGATTGCCCGCAAAAGCGTGGATTTTTCCAAGGGATACGAGGGGCTCAGCCGGTTCCGTTTCAATTTTTACTATCAGAGGGACTCGATTGCGGCTGCTATTCGGGTCATTCCCTTCAAAATTCCTCCTTTTGAGGAATTAGGCCTCCCGGATGCGATTAAAGAATTTGCATTGAGGCCCCATGGCTTAGTGTTGATCACGGGATCGGCGGGGAGCGGAAAGTCTACGACATTGGCGGCTATGCTGGACTATATCAACGATAACCGACGTCTTCATGTCGTCTGTCTTGAAGATCCCATTGAATACTTGCACCACCACAAGTTGAGCGTTATTGACCAGCGAGAGATAGGCGAGGATGCCAATTCGTTCACCGAAGCGCTCCATAGTGTTTTCCGCCAGTCGCCGGACGTGATCATGGTTGGCGAGATGCGCGATTTGGAAACCATCCAATTAGTGTTGAGCTTGGCGGAAACGGGACACCTGATTATGGGGACGCTCCATACGCAGGACACCACCCACGCGATTAACCGTATTGTAGATGTCTTCCCGCCTGCCCAACAGCAGCAGATCTACACACAGCTTTCAATGGTATTGCTGGGAATTGTCTCGCAGCAACTTCTGGTTAACCGGGAAGCAACCCGACGGGTATTGGCGTGCGAGGTTATGAATGTGAATCAGGCGATCCGGAACTTGATCCGGGAGATGCAGGTTCAACAGCTCTACTCGGCGATTCAAACGGGGCGTTCAGAGGGGATGATTACGATGAACGATTCCCTGAAGTCTTTGTATGAGCGTGGTTTGATTGATGCGGGTACGGCAATGAGCCGTTCGCCGAGGCCAAAAGAATTGGCCCGGTTTTTGACATTAAAAGGTTAGGCAAGGAAAGGTTCGGAATTATGAAGGCAAAAGAGAAGAAAATCGGGTCGGGCGTGGAACTTCGTCGAATCGTTCTGGTCGTCCTGGCGGTAAGCTTGACTGGCGGTATGATCGCCTCGGGCCAGGATACGCCGGCAGGTGCCATACCCGCTCAAAATACGAATGTTTCCCTGGTGACCATCAATGTCGACAATGGCCCGATAACTCAGGTCCTGAATGCCTTTTCGCGCCAATCGGGACGGAATATTGTGATCGGCTCCGAGGTAGCGGGTAATGTTACGTTACGGGTGACCGATAAGCCATGGAATGATGCCTTGGATGTGATCCTGAAGCCCTACGGTTACGATTACTATATGGTTGGCGATACCATTATCATTTGCGGGAAAGATAAACTGCCAAAAGACGTGGTGTTGAACAAAGCTGGACCAGGTGCAGCGTTGGTTGTTACTCAGACTCCGAAAGTGGATGAGCCGCTTGAGGTTAAGGTCTTTACCTTGAAATATTTGGATGCGTCGGATGTAGCGGAATTGGTGCAGAGTCAACTCACACCAAATCGGGGTAAGATAGGTAAACTTTTGGCTAGGAGCCAGAGCTGGAAGGAGCAGTCTGCGACATCCGGTGGCCAGAACACAAGTTCAGAGAGCCTTGGCCGGTTGCAGCGTGTGCAGGAAGAGTCCGTACAAGTCAGAGGTAAGACGCTGGTGATTGTGGACACTCGGGAGGTAATCAAAGCTGTGGCGGCGATGCTCGATAAAATTGACAGGATGCCCTCACAGATTCAAATCGAAGCGAAATTCGTTGAGGTTTCGGCTAATTTGCTGAGGGATATTGGT
The sequence above is drawn from the bacterium genome and encodes:
- a CDS encoding PilT/PilU family type 4a pilus ATPase; the encoded protein is MKLLEELLKEMCERKASDLLLTVGAPPQLRINGMLVSANHPPMEGSVIERMAFNVLGERRMEVLIARKSVDFSKGYEGLSRFRFNFYYQRDSIAAAIRVIPFKIPPFEELGLPDAIKEFALRPHGLVLITGSAGSGKSTTLAAMLDYINDNRRLHVVCLEDPIEYLHHHKLSVIDQREIGEDANSFTEALHSVFRQSPDVIMVGEMRDLETIQLVLSLAETGHLIMGTLHTQDTTHAINRIVDVFPPAQQQQIYTQLSMVLLGIVSQQLLVNREATRRVLACEVMNVNQAIRNLIREMQVQQLYSAIQTGRSEGMITMNDSLKSLYERGLIDAGTAMSRSPRPKELARFLTLKG